In the Hordeum vulgare subsp. vulgare chromosome 7H, MorexV3_pseudomolecules_assembly, whole genome shotgun sequence genome, one interval contains:
- the LOC123413049 gene encoding pathogenesis-related protein 1-like, with protein sequence MASTNSWIHEIESSVSASRLFCAGVMDWHTLFPKLVPQIVSALPVEGEGGISSVMQFNFTSAMPFNLMKERLDFIDVDNCQCKSILIEGGGIGTAIETATSQIKVEPTANGGSIVNVESTYKLLPGVEVNDEISEAKDSVTDIFKAAEAYLIANPDAYN encoded by the exons ATGGCCTCCACCAACAGTTGGATCCATGAGATTGAGTCGTCGGTCTCTGCATCACGCCTCTTCTGTGCCGGTGTCATGGACTGGCACACCCTGTTCCCCAAGCTCGTGCCACAAATCGTCAGCGCCCTCCCTGTTGAGGGAGAAGGTGGCATCAGCAGTGTCATGCAGTTCAACTTCACCTCAG CCATGCCCTTCAACCTCATGAAGGAGAGGCTCGATTTCATTGACGTGGACAACTGCCAGTGCAAGTCCATCCTCATCGAGGGTGGTGGCATAGGCACGGCGATTGAGACGGCCACCTCACAGATCAAGGTGGAGCCGACAGCCAATGGTGGGAGCATAGTGAACGTGGAATCGACATACAAGCTACTGCCAGGCGTGGAGGTGAACGATGAGATCTCCGAGGCCAAGGACTCTGTGACGGACATTTTCAAGGCCGCCGAGGCCTACCTTATCGCCAACCCGGATGCCTACAACTGA